From one Candidatus Methanoplasma termitum genomic stretch:
- a CDS encoding cyclophilin-like fold protein, whose protein sequence is MSGIRIRTRNGEYRAELDGSDISNAIWLSLPFRTAINMMGGQIYFEMPIDHADPKEMVTKLNVGDIAYWPKVGALCFFYGPTPLSGDDRLPVSRYPVTKIGRMIDDCSSMEDAGDRQHITIEQAF, encoded by the coding sequence ATGAGCGGCATCCGCATCAGGACAAGGAACGGCGAATACCGCGCCGAACTTGACGGTTCAGACATCTCGAATGCCATCTGGCTCTCTTTACCTTTCAGAACCGCAATAAACATGATGGGCGGTCAGATATACTTCGAGATGCCCATCGATCACGCAGACCCAAAAGAAATGGTCACTAAGCTGAATGTAGGCGATATTGCATATTGGCCTAAGGTCGGCGCACTGTGTTTCTTCTACGGCCCCACACCGCTCAGCGGCGATGACAGGCTGCCGGTCTCTCGGTACCCAGTGACAAAAATAGGGCGTATGATCGATGACTGCTCATCGATGGAGGACGCCGGCGATCGTCAGCATATCACCATCGAACAGGCATTCTGA
- a CDS encoding M24 family metallopeptidase: MEKSRAERMISKAEGLDAIVIMNDGSPYLDSTFWYLTELSGGVFEGAIAIVGKDGRLDVIVSEMESEAAAAGKGNIYVYKKRGEREYYLRKALAGAKRVGFNADRVSYSSVAYVEKTVKNIRVNDAAPAILSTMTVKTQKEIEQTRKACKISSQVAKEIPDMLSEGITEKEMAFKMDFRMRELGGMGNAFETISAFGANSSRPHHSPTDYKLAKGDAALFDFGTKYEGYCSDMTRTVFLSRPQEILARAYEVVLEAQTAGIEKYRDGAPAKEADLAARKVIDESEFKGKFIHAFGHGIGMDVHQGISVSPRSKHILREGNIVSAEPGIYIQGVGGIRIEDTCLITKNGCERLTDFDRRITFV, translated from the coding sequence ATGGAAAAATCCCGCGCCGAAAGGATGATCTCCAAAGCGGAAGGTCTTGATGCCATAGTGATAATGAATGACGGAAGCCCCTATCTGGACTCTACATTCTGGTACCTGACGGAGCTGAGCGGGGGTGTTTTCGAGGGAGCTATCGCCATCGTCGGCAAGGACGGGCGCTTGGACGTCATTGTGAGTGAGATGGAGTCGGAAGCCGCTGCTGCCGGTAAGGGAAATATATACGTTTACAAAAAGCGCGGGGAGAGAGAATACTACCTCAGAAAAGCACTTGCGGGTGCAAAAAGAGTAGGGTTCAATGCTGACCGTGTGTCGTATTCGAGCGTGGCTTATGTAGAGAAAACGGTCAAAAATATCAGGGTAAATGACGCCGCACCGGCGATCCTTTCAACCATGACGGTAAAGACCCAGAAAGAGATAGAACAAACAAGGAAGGCTTGCAAGATCTCCTCCCAAGTCGCGAAAGAGATACCTGATATGCTTTCTGAAGGTATAACAGAGAAGGAGATGGCCTTCAAGATGGATTTCAGGATGAGGGAGCTCGGCGGAATGGGAAATGCTTTCGAAACGATCTCCGCGTTCGGTGCGAACAGTTCGAGACCGCACCATTCTCCCACAGATTACAAACTTGCAAAGGGAGATGCCGCTCTCTTCGACTTCGGCACGAAGTACGAGGGATATTGTTCGGATATGACCAGAACGGTGTTCCTTTCAAGACCGCAGGAGATATTGGCACGCGCGTATGAAGTGGTCCTTGAAGCACAGACTGCCGGGATCGAGAAGTACAGGGACGGAGCGCCTGCGAAGGAAGCGGACCTCGCCGCAAGGAAGGTGATTGACGAATCCGAATTCAAAGGGAAGTTCATCCATGCCTTCGGCCACGGCATAGGCATGGACGTCCATCAGGGGATATCGGTCTCGCCCAGATCCAAGCACATTTTAAGAGAAGGGAACATCGTTTCGGCAGAACCCGGAATATACATTCAGGGTGTAGGCGGCATAAGGATAGAGGATACTTGCCTGATAACAAAGAACGGATGCGAAAGGCTCACCGACTTTGACAGAAGAATCACTTTCGTCTGA
- the nadX gene encoding aspartate dehydrogenase, which yields MRITIVGCGSIGSKLAKAADEMNDVKRIYLLDINKKVAEKVAAGLNKGIVIDSVEEELYHSDLVIESASQAAAKELLPKVAARGVDMMIMSVGALVDDDFRALVFEKAKVSEARIYIPTGALCGVDGLRSASVEELDEVELISMKGPKSLLGVPYIEEKGIDVDKIRERTVIYTGYAREAVKLFPRNVNVAATVSLLGIGFDRTKVTVVLDPDIKSNSHELRIKGIFGEMNCHTYNVPEPDNPRTSHLATLSAISALKRIVRNEWFGV from the coding sequence ATGCGTATAACCATCGTCGGTTGCGGCTCCATCGGCTCGAAACTTGCAAAAGCCGCCGATGAGATGAATGATGTAAAAAGGATCTATTTGTTGGATATCAACAAAAAGGTGGCAGAGAAGGTTGCCGCCGGCCTTAACAAAGGGATAGTGATAGATTCCGTTGAAGAAGAGTTGTATCACTCAGATCTTGTGATAGAATCGGCATCGCAAGCGGCGGCAAAAGAGCTCCTTCCCAAAGTGGCGGCGAGAGGAGTGGATATGATGATAATGTCGGTGGGTGCGCTTGTCGACGATGACTTCAGGGCGCTTGTATTCGAAAAGGCCAAAGTGAGCGAAGCAAGAATATACATCCCGACGGGTGCTCTCTGCGGCGTCGACGGCCTTAGATCCGCTTCCGTCGAAGAATTGGATGAGGTCGAGCTGATATCAATGAAGGGCCCGAAGAGCCTTCTCGGCGTTCCGTACATCGAGGAGAAAGGGATAGACGTCGATAAGATCAGAGAAAGGACCGTTATATACACAGGTTATGCGAGAGAAGCTGTTAAGTTATTCCCCAGGAATGTCAACGTCGCGGCAACGGTTAGTCTGCTGGGAATAGGGTTCGACAGGACGAAGGTCACCGTGGTCCTAGATCCGGACATAAAGAGCAACTCCCACGAACTCAGGATAAAGGGAATTTTCGGGGAAATGAACTGCCACACCTATAACGTTCCCGAACCTGACAATCCGAGGACATCCCACCTGGCAACGCTCTCTGCGATATCCGCGCTGAAGAGGATCGTCCGCAACGAATGGTTCGGTGTCTGA
- a CDS encoding archease, whose product MKRYEVLDHTADLMVKAYGNTLEECFANAGYALFDQTVDLSGVGPIETFEFSVSGEDKEDLLYSFLSELLFLEDSDGAIFCELEVRFGGNGLRCTGKGEILDKSRHRVRSEVKAVTYHMMSVDVDEPSVTVIFDV is encoded by the coding sequence GTGAAAAGATATGAGGTCTTGGACCACACCGCAGATCTGATGGTCAAAGCGTACGGAAACACTCTGGAGGAGTGTTTTGCAAATGCGGGCTATGCATTATTCGACCAAACCGTAGATCTTTCGGGGGTCGGACCGATCGAGACATTTGAATTCTCCGTTTCCGGCGAAGATAAAGAGGATCTGTTATACTCGTTCCTGTCAGAGCTGTTGTTCCTCGAAGACAGCGACGGCGCGATATTCTGCGAGCTTGAAGTAAGGTTCGGGGGGAACGGACTGAGGTGCACAGGGAAAGGAGAGATCCTCGATAAAAGCAGGCACCGTGTGAGATCGGAGGTCAAGGCGGTGACATATCACATGATGTCCGTGGACGTCGACGAGCCGTCGGTGACCGTCATTTTCGACGTATAA
- the purN gene encoding phosphoribosylglycinamide formyltransferase, with product MLRLGWFSTGRGPGSRNLLKTVMDKKEQGLLDVEISFVFCNWDNNEEPNPKKDQRKMFFDMVEGYGIPLITLSWKEFRPDIRKSDETEWRNEYGKKLRELTKKYRFDLGVLAGYMLWMDDETCREYDMINLHPALPDGPKGTWEEVIWTLIREDAREHGVMIHICTEEWDRGAALTYCVFPIRGPGFDELWSDMEEKIASSSLENVIKAEGNNEPLFKKIREEGAKRELPLIVSTIGLFAGGVVKIKNKRLFKDGKTIERPYDMTSEVDRSLKV from the coding sequence ATGCTTAGATTAGGGTGGTTCTCCACAGGAAGAGGCCCGGGTTCCAGGAACCTTTTGAAAACAGTCATGGACAAAAAAGAACAGGGTCTGCTGGATGTAGAGATATCTTTCGTTTTCTGTAATTGGGACAACAACGAAGAACCGAACCCGAAGAAAGACCAAAGGAAGATGTTCTTCGACATGGTCGAGGGGTACGGGATACCGCTCATCACATTATCATGGAAAGAGTTCCGCCCGGACATCCGCAAGAGCGACGAGACCGAATGGAGGAACGAGTACGGGAAGAAGCTCAGAGAGCTCACAAAGAAGTACAGATTCGATCTTGGCGTGCTTGCAGGCTATATGCTGTGGATGGATGATGAGACATGCAGAGAATACGACATGATCAACCTCCATCCCGCCCTCCCCGACGGACCTAAAGGAACATGGGAGGAGGTCATTTGGACCCTGATAAGAGAAGATGCAAGAGAACACGGGGTCATGATCCACATCTGCACAGAGGAGTGGGACAGGGGAGCCGCTCTGACCTACTGCGTGTTCCCGATAAGAGGCCCCGGGTTCGATGAGCTTTGGTCCGACATGGAAGAAAAGATCGCATCCTCGTCCTTGGAGAATGTGATCAAGGCTGAAGGCAACAACGAACCTCTCTTCAAGAAGATAAGGGAAGAAGGCGCCAAGCGGGAGCTTCCGCTCATCGTTTCTACCATCGGATTATTCGCCGGCGGCGTCGTGAAGATAAAAAATAAGAGGCTTTTCAAAGACGGAAAGACGATAGAGAGGCCGTATGACATGACATCCGAGGTCGATCGGTCCCTGAAGGTGTAA